AATGAGTAGATACAAGGCAGACCATATTTGCATTATGTCTTAGTAATATAGACAAAAACGTGAtaattaaaagcaaacaaatcGTTATTAATACTTTGTCAATGCATCTGCTATGAGGGAGTATTTAAACAATCAACAAGTGGACAAGCTTAAAGAATCTGAAATTTCTAATGTCTCAAACTTGTTGCCTTTTTAATCTTCAAAGCAATTATTTTAATCTAGTCTAATCATTCTACATCAATGCTTTAAAGAGCAAGACTACATAATAGCTATTATGAATTAAAGCAAGCTCTTCTTTTAAACTAAGGATAAAATCATAAGTTCTACAAATCACACGAGAGTCCAACTCATTCACTCATGTGGATTAAAACAGTTCGAGCAGTTGAGCACAATTTAAAAGTTAGAATCAATTCCATCTAACAGAATATAACTCCATTGTCGACAAATCAAAGACGGGctatgttatatatataaaactaAACACACACATTTGAGCAAAACGAGATTTGCATAGTTATGAACACAATCTCGACACCGAACAACACGACCAAAggtaggctctgataccatatgtTGAAATATAAACACATAAATAGAGCCAACGCAGCGAAAATAAACAAGGAACGTACCTTCGGCCATTGTTGTTCAAGCGTTGTAGGGAATCGTCTTTGAAATTTTTAGCAGAAAACCTAGAGAGCCTTCTAGCCTGTGCCTATCGTAGGATACCAGACTGATGGAGTCACAAGCGTATTTATAGGTAGGCTAGGGACTCTCAGGTAAATACTTTAGCCCTAGGGACTTCTCCATAAATTATAATTACCCTAGGGACTCCTAATATATGGTAATTTCTTTCCATCAAAGAAACTACTATATATGCATAACTACagaatattatctgatatattattTACTTTGGAagacaaggtaaataatttattacctTATATGTGGGTCACGTTAGAAGTCTCTAGAAGAGACGGTAATTTCTAACAGGTTCAAGTTTGTAAACTACGCCTACTTACCAAGTATTGTGCTTAATTTTGATAGCTAATTAATTGCATGAATAATTGTTACGTTGCAGCTAGAGCATAAACAATAGTATTCACTAATCTATTTTGACGAAGTTTATGAGGATTGACGAATATATATGTTAATTAGCCAGAGAGTTTCGTACGTACATTTTCGATAATGGCCATGACTTTCATTGTTTTTTCAGAGGAGAATCAAGAATCAAGAAACGATAGTGGTGGAAAATGCGCAAGTGCCAAACTAACCACTTCTACATTGAAGATTGGTGCTTACGGGTTGACAAACAATGGTTAGTTCTTTTATAAATATGACTTTTTGAAAGTTGAGTCAACTTATGCGTTTTTCCATTttcttaacttttttttttttttttacgtaTCCTACTATATTCACAACTTTTCACCATCATACAATTATCTTAAACATGAAGTATTTGTTATTTTCTGTATCGTATTGTTCATTTCGGAAGAATTTACTTCCATGTCTTTTAAATTCTAAActtgaaaacaaaacaaaaataactaTCTGTCACATGATATTTAATTTGTAGAAATATTTTATGAATATTTCATCTATATATGTTTTGTACAGCCGTAGTGGGTAAACATTTTTCTAAGCCATAGAGTACAATCTAAGATTCCTATAATAGGACACAAAGGCAAATCAtcaaaaattttgaaaacaaacagGAGAAAAGAATTGTACATTTCTTTAATATACTGAGTAAATTTGATTTATGCTCTTTATAGCAAGTGGACAATCTTTTCACTCTCCAAGACGTAACATTTGACATGTAAAGCATTTCTTATTATAAATTTTGACTAGATTATATTATAAGTGTTTGGTTCAAGTCTTTACTTATTAGTAATATTAATCTCTTTAATTAAATTTTCCAGGaagaatttttttcttttgaatgtATCCTTCTGAATATTAATTAAAGACAATAATTAATAACTCGCATTTGTCTCAGGTTTTGCCTTTACTGGCTACCCAGTGGTTGGATTTCACAACcgagtccaagcatcaggaacaTGCCTAAATAGCCTTGAAGATGCAAGAATCACAGCATGCCCTTGGGACTCTAGAGTTAAAGGTCTCTTTTTTCACCAAACAACATTTAGTATTAACTTATCCAAAGTCAAAGGGTTCATTCAAGATGTCCAAAAGCTAGTTGATTTAGAGCCTAAGGCACTATGTGTCTTAGACTTGTACAACGGCATCCTCATGAGGTACCTTACAGCTTCAAATGCTTACTTGGGTGAACAAGAAGATGCTTTAGATTTTGACATCACATATTATAGAAGCAAAGACCCAATGTCACCTAGACTTTTTGAAGATTTTCTTGAAGAGGTAGAGCAACTTGCATTTTTCAAATATGGGGCCTTACCACATTGGGGAAAGAATAGGAATGTTGCATTTATTGGGGCAATCAAAAAGTATAGAAATGCTGGCAAATTCTTGAAAGTGAAAGAAAGGTATGACAAATTAGGGTTATTTTCAAGTGAGTGGACAGATCAAGTTTTAGGGTTAAAAGATGGGTTGATCATAGTTAAAGAAGGGTGTGCTCTAGAAGGGCTATGCATTTGCTCTGAAGATATTCATTGTGCCCCAAAAATGGGTTACTTCTGTCGGCCAGGCAAAATTTACAAAGATGCGAGGGTGTGTACTCGTTTGTAGAGAACGCTTTTTTCAGTATTACTCCCTTGTTTCGATTTAGATAACACATTTCTTTTATTAAGAGTAAATTGTGTGAAGTTGACcaagattttaaaatatattttgttaTCATATTGACATGAAAAATATTCCAACTTATAGTACTTTTCGTATAGTTTTTGAAtatctaaattttaattttaaaaaactaAGTTGAACTATTTTCTTAGTCAAACTGACTCTCTATAACTGAAATCTGTCATCTAATTAAATTGAAACCGAGGGAGTATCCATTTAATAAAATGAGGTTAGGTGCCACATCatctttttaaaaattatatatttgccATTTGATTTCTATTATATGGATAGAGATCTGCTTAATACTATTATATAAAATTAGATTTCACACCAAACAATATAGtcatttaataattttttaatatttaaaattttgagATCAATTAAATTATGTGTATTAAATCCTTCCGTATAATATTTATATTAAGACTGTGTAGTTTTTTTTTTAGTGGAGTCCAATTAAAAAACAAACATAAGATTGTCATCACAATAATACCTGTAACCAATTCTGCTTCATCAAGAATTTTTTCACCGAGATATTTGAAGAAATCAGCCAGTGTATTTTTGTTTTTGTGGAATAAAAGTTAAAAACAAATAAGTATTAAATTTCATTACAATTAATAGCAGTAACCAATCTGTTTCGTCAAAATTTCTTCACCGAGAGACTTGAATAagtcccaatatatatatatatatatatatgtgaataCCTAATTTTTGCATGCTTTTAATTCTCCTAGAAATACTAGTATTTGGATGATTTTTAGTTATTTGTGCATTTTTTATATTGCATTTCCTttattaaaaataccaaaaatatttttaccttttatttgtATATTTTAGTTTGCATCTTTAAATTGtatattccaaaaaaaaaaaatttctttctacttatatattttctttaggACTAAATAAGATAATTAGGGGTTAGGGGATTGAGCTAGTatatttcaattgaaattgagccaaaattggcccaaaattaGAAGCCCAAAGAGCCCAGATCCGGTCCAAATGGGGGCTGCCATAGGAGGGTTGAAACGGCGTAGTTTTATATCGAAACTACGCTGTTTTAGTTAAGTGACAAATATCAATCTCATCCACCCATGGTATTTGATCCAATGGCCCACATTTGATCTCCCAAGAGGTATATAAGCCCTCCAAAATCAGAAAATTGGCCATTTCTCCATAAACCAAACCCTAGAAGCCCTTCTCCTCCTATTGCCGCTGCCCGTCCCCCACGGCGGCGCCGCGGGCAGTGGTCCAAATGCcctcaaaacttcaccatttgCTCATCTTTCTCTCCTCTTTCCATATCTTCAACTCAAATCCCCCAAAACTTCACGAATCTCCATGAATAGGCAAAAACCCGAAACCCTAACCCCTTATATTTTCCCAAATTCGTGAGTTTTCAGGCCACTTCACCCCGTACCACTTACATGGATGTTTATAACTCGACTCGATGTACCATTTGGCATTGGTATTGGAGCCGAATTTTGATAGTCATTTTCCGGTGAACTTTTTTCCGGCGAACACTGCTCCACTGCTGTGACGTGCCAAAACCACCATTGCCCCTCCGTATTGGCCTATTTTTCAATCCAAAGGCACTTTTTTCTTCTTGGCAATACGCTGCAATTCCTTTGTTTAGCATCTTCCAAAAAGAACCGTGTGCCTTGGGGTCGGACAGCCACCACCGGGCATCCTCTAGTGGCTCGAATCAGTTTCAAGCGCGCTTGTAGGGTATAACCTTCATTCCCTTACTAAGTTTTGATTTTTAATAGTGATAGGTTTAGTTTGCAACTTTGATTTCTCTTTTGGTCAATTATTGTTAATTAGAGTGTCGAATTAGTGCGTATGTTGATTAGTTATCTCTGTTTATCAGATTGTTATCAACCAACAAGATTGGGTGAATCGTTCgtttaattagttgtttgttTAGTTGTTGTTAATCGTTCTCTGTTAGTTTAACGATGCTCGTTTAACTTCTGTTTTGCGCTTCAGTTTGTTATCTCAGTCGCTTCATGTTAATTTGTATGAATCGAATTGATTTCAATCTATTTAGTTTGAATACTTAGTTCGGTTATCTTTTAAGTCTTGTTTCTGCTGTTTCAATTCTTAGTTTGGTTAGTTTGAAGGTGTGAGTTTTGAACTCAGCTATTTGTTGATAAAGTCAGAGGGTACTTGAGTATAGGGCCCATGTTTGGTtgcttttactattttaataGCTATTTTGAGCACACTATTCCAAACACTATACACAGTTGGTAAAGAAATTATCTTTTAGACAGATTTTTCACCAAAAATCTGTCCCTTGAACTGTTGAGATAGATTTTTGGTAGAAAATCTATCCTTTGAATAGGTTTGCAATAATAATTAATGGCCGCCCTCTCCTATAAAAGGGAGGTCTTTCTTTCAATTAAGGAGAGAGTTTCTTGAACACCCTAACACCAAAGAGGATCTTTTACTCTAAAAGAGGACACATCTTACACACTTAGAAAAGAATACAACTTTGAGTGTAAATGAGAGCAGCTAGAGCCTCAAAAAGGATATCTCTGGCAGCCCTTTCTTACTTAGAAAAGCCCTTCATAAAAGTTCTCTAAGTTGTTTCTTGGTTCAAAAGGAATTCTTCTGGGTTTTGGTGCTCATTTTCTCTGGTTTTCCTGACTGGCTGTTTGTTGTTGCTGGCTAGAAAGTGTTGAGTTCAACAGTTGTGAATACCTGAGTTCATCACTAGCTAAGTCACGTGTTTATGCTAATTAGGTAACTTTTCATCATGTCGTAAAATTTTAACTTCAATAAATGGCAATGACATGTTATTCTGAAGGAatgttgcttgcattgactgtTATTGATGTGTCCTTTTTCTGTTAAGCATGTTTTTTTTATCTAACTTGTCTAGAGAAGAATGGTCGAGTACTAAAAATTCTATCTTCATGTTCTGCAGATCGATAGTATAGCTTATTTTTATTATATCTGCAAGTaagattaattaataaaaaaGTTACGTCAAGTTGGTAGAAAGGGTTAACATCTAAATAAACATGAGAAGAGGTTGCAGTTTTAGAGTTTGTTTGAGTTTCATTACTCCTCTATCTTTGTTTAACTGATAAGCGTTAAGATTTTCTTTGCAATTTTGTGCCTGGTTATGTTGATCTCTTCCAATGCTAGATCTTATTAGTTTGTAATGTTTAGTTTCTGTTAGTGTAACCATGTATGCTAGTCTTTCGTACAACATATGAATCTTTGGTTAACTTCATGAAAAGTAGTTATAGAATAATAATTAAGAACTAAGTGGAGGCAGtgattcattttaagttgtaAAGTGAATTTTGTTCATTAACTGAGTCGAAACATTAATCCTTTGGAAACTGGAGTTGGCCTTATACATTGTATTTTAGCCATTTTATGTCAATATTTTATTAATCTTCATTTGTTTAAGAATGTTGGGTTATCCTTGTGTAGTATTCACTAGGTTTGTTTGATAAGGAAAAAGTCATTGGCTAAAGAAGGAAATTTTGAGCTTTTAGAAAGTCTAATAACCTGGACATTAGAATCGAAGTACGTTAGTATATGCTTCTTGTTAATTTCATTAGGCAGTAGGATGACATTTCAAAAAGAGAAATTGGACCAAAAGAATTTGGCCAGGCCCAATAATTTTAGCATCTACTACTTGTCCAAGCTAGCCCAAACTTTAAAGTGTCATGTTCCTGCAATAATAAATCAGAACAAGTAATCCAAATAATTAATCTAACTGCTAGGAAATTAATAGGTGCGCTTCGACTTTTTTTATTCATGGACTCTCTTGCGTAGTGTGTTGTTTAACATTGAATAAATTAACTAAATAATCTAATATCATATACATTAGTTTtagttaatttttaatttatttaattcCCATAATTACATATTCGCTCGCGTAGCGCGATAGTAGCTTTTAATAAATTTTCAAACAGTTAATTTTTCCTCAAAGCACAATTGTAGTaatttttcaaaagtaaataacGTGCTAATAATCGTTTGTCATGACTGTGGATTCGCTTGCATAGCGCTAttatgactaaataataaatttcttcgatcacgcattcgcttgcgtagtgtggttatgTATCTTATTATTCAAAGTATTCTTTAatttttctaataatcaagagataaaagCAGATaggtaaaatatgaaaatattaTAAATCTCAATTTGTCCAAAATTAGTTCAAGCCAAGttttaagtcaataaagcgaccgtgctagaaccacgggactcgggtgttacatctcgcattttcgtacgttaaaatttcgtttttagttaaccgacgtagactcggggatgacatcatcttgacgttaacgtacttacgttaTTATAACAAACGATAAATAattgttatgaaggataaagaggtatacggattaaagaaaacaagttttgTTGAAAgcggtcaatttggaataaaatacgggtcgagcaataatacccgataattatgaactagtaccatgcaaggtaccatatgaccacggtagtataatatataatgtatatatgaagtattttaaaaataaataaaaatttaagtaatttgtggtaatttttaaattatgcgggtaattgattaattatcgggtaacagaatattacccgattaactaataagtgaataaaaaatataatatattataCCACTCCCACGTGGTATCCAACCACTTCCAAACAATGAGTCATGGTCATGTTGGAGTGGGTGGCTAGCTACCTAAGCTTTAAAATGAAATGTTTCAGCATTTCATTAAAACTACTCTAGAAGATCAAAGTTAAGTTCCTCTTTGGACAAGGAAACAGAACCAAAGGAAATGATCAACAAATCCTAAAGCAAAAGAATTTTCATTCTTGGTTCAAATAATGTAACGCCAAGAAGAGTTGCTCACGCGTTCAAATACATCAACGAGCAGAAACGTAATTCCGTCCaagttttgtggttctaaaagaaTACGGTGTAATCTTTaccaagaatattatacagagttttacctactccaggtatgttaaggccctcccttctttcttttggcatggtctagattatacgaaagaaacgagcaaatacacggtttctataaattattctattcatagaaatagtaggggtgtctatattcttgattccccatgagaattattattttcttctgttcatgggtctcagaataatacgcagttggaaaaattatccggaaggaatattgagattattacgtatttttcatgcatttcgtacatgtgcattgacccatgaccagatggcgttatatacgcgtatatatataaatatatgtatatgggatatgggaaaaagttacgacgttatatacgcaccaccacctgatcagctgatatataatgatgatattgcccacagtggctaaaatatgattcaaacggcgttatatacgcgtatatatatatgtattcaaatggcattatatacgcgtatatatgtatgtatatatatgggatatggaaaaggttatggcgttatatacgcaccaccacctgatcagctggtatatgttgatgatattgcccacagtggccgagatgatatgatgggatgtccccagtggcttgatgatattttgtacaccatacctatgcatgCCGTGACATTTACATGcacgtgcatgacgttataaacgtttcagtatttacaaatttattcaaatttaaaaatgtgtttcagtattccatgtttcatctactaatttccatgccttacatactcagtacattttttgtactgacgccctatttcacagggcctgcgtttcattcccgcaggtgcaggtaggcaagctgacggtccccattcttaggatccctgatcaacgagagttggcatgctccatttgatccggagctgcttttgatattggtacgatatgtttgtacatatatatgtatatgagtatgacgtggctcagtcccgtctttgtatagttatgtttctgttagaggtctgtagatagtatgtctagttgggttgtatgtggccttgtcggctttcagttttttgatgtataattgtctatagcagcctcgtcgagtcgcccactgtattctgcctgtatacgtacatatgccttgatggcaggattctttcacgtatgttaattttgtaatgcatCTGATGTTATTTaggttcatattttagacgcatgcttaggggtgtttgataggtaagactcaggcgcccgtcgcggcccatcggtttgggtcgtgacattgggGAATGCTTTGTACCTTCTtcccggttaacagaattccttatccaaaCTTTATTTTCGCAGAccgataaaaatagagtcaaaccatcctttgactagggattcaaataaaaggtgacttggaacaccgaaaaccaattccaagtggcgactctgtaaataaaataatccgtACTCAAATTTTTtacttcaattggaaaaactctttaacccacaatccataacataacatacaCATATCTTTTTTGGATGggtaaaaaaaggaggtgtgacagctctggtgactctgctggggacaaccagaattcgagcttgtacatgttgacttttatttggcttaattaattttgtatatattgtgatttatttgtgcctaatgtgctacCTGTTTGCTTTTTACTACTTCGATATTGTTGaattgtacatataaactgtcttctcacaccccccctctgagtcttctttaaattaaaaattgggcatttgcttgacatagcccgctttctttgagatagccgaggtgcttgtcacccggtgaaggattttagtcacacatgttttaggcggggagcaccaccagttaaaccggaaagcaatgctaccggtacactgaccctcctcggctcgagttgtctgctcgagtaagccagtctagataccttctccaccaggatttaaacctagaagaacAAACCTCATACAGGATATCCCTAGTAGGTTCGCTTTATGtgtatcacgtgcatttgacttagcgaaactcGGCATAGGGGCCGGGTCCGTATAAGACATGTTTCCTCCTTGAGACCATCATGTTTACTTATGTgctacttgatacatcatttggaaggcttactTGCATTATCAACCggctttaaaaaaaattagtgtaattaaaaaaaaaagaaagagaaataatTCTCCTAGTTTAGTGCAAATAAacctttaaatttttttttgtagTAGTCTGGTGTGGGTTATAAAGATTAATTTTCATTATAAAAAGGGGGGAAAGTACCAGTTTTATCGAattacgcgggtttgattctcaccggatgtgagatacgtaggcaacctccatcCGGTTCAGCCCACacttttcaaaaaaaagaggGAGCATAAAATTCTCGAAAAAAAGAGAGCCTATTTTGGCCACCTTTTTACTGTCTTGCCCTCATGTTCCGATTGTTTTTGCCaagacagccttaaaatcttcccgggaagtgctgaagggccgttttttgtaaaaatagctacTTTATCCGTATTTATTCACCTTTTACCATTTTGCCCTCATGTCTGGCCATTTTTATCGAAGCAGCTTTAAACTTTTCCGTAAGTACCGAAAGGCTGTTTTCGCAAAAGTAGTCATTTTATCTCATTTTGTCTGGTTATATTTGCTGAGACAGCTTTTGAACCCCTCTCGGAGTAGCAAAGGGTCATTTTcgtaaaaatagttttttttaaatttatttattattttgtctatgttttatcattttgttcatctGTTTGGCTGTTTTTGCCGAAATATCCTTTATGCCTTCTATGGAAGTATCAAAGGGCCGTCTTTATAATAGTAGCCATTTTTTCCGCTTTTATCATATCAACTTTTGTGTCAgtaatttcaaaatatatattataataataagaaaaaaaatagatcgagtcctaaattgacaaaaaaagagagaaaaaaaagaatgatCATAATTTGCATATAGTTTAGGTAAGTCCTAACCCTTTTTA
The Nicotiana sylvestris chromosome 11, ASM39365v2, whole genome shotgun sequence DNA segment above includes these coding regions:
- the LOC104245144 gene encoding probable L-gulonolactone oxidase 6 — its product is MIKRKMKVTTRFSHSIPKLVCPDGEDGLLISTKFLNKILRVDQENMSITVESGVTLKQLISEAAKSGLVLPYAPYWWGLTIGGLIGTGAHGSSLWGLGSSVHDYIVQLRIVTPAEAAQNYAQIRTLENGNPELDAARVSLGVLGVISQITLKLEPVFKRAITLSERNDSDLGDEAAVFGRKHEFGDFTWYPSQRKVVYRIDDRVPANTPGNGLNDFPGFRSTASLVLAILRSSEENQESRNDSGGKCASAKLTTSTLKIGAYGLTNNGFAFTGYPVVGFHNRVQASGTCLNSLEDARITACPWDSRVKGLFFHQTTFSINLSKVKGFIQDVQKLVDLEPKALCVLDLYNGILMRYLTASNAYLGEQEDALDFDITYYRSKDPMSPRLFEDFLEEVEQLAFFKYGALPHWGKNRNVAFIGAIKKYRNAGKFLKVKERYDKLGLFSSEWTDQVLGLKDGLIIVKEGCALEGLCICSEDIHCAPKMGYFCRPGKIYKDARVCTRL